The following are encoded in a window of Strigops habroptila isolate Jane chromosome 9, bStrHab1.2.pri, whole genome shotgun sequence genomic DNA:
- the SLC24A5 gene encoding sodium/potassium/calcium exchanger 5 isoform X2 produces the protein MFLAVSIVCDEYFLPSLEILSECLGLSQDVAGATFMAAGSSAPELVTAFLGVFVTKGDIGISTILGSANYNLLGISAACGLFSSVVSKLSCWPLFRDCLAYTISVAAVLAMISDNRIYWYESASLLLIYGCYILVLCFDIKINQYLMKKFSPCCVCFTKAMEENAEQQPLVGWREESGPLIRQQSRTDSGIFQDELDYSQLSTSLHGLDEISEDHPSVFTMPEADMKRIVWVLSLPIITLLYLTIPDCRRQFWRNWFMVTFLISAAWISAITYVLVWMITIAGETLGIPESVMGLTLLAAGTSVPDTVASVLVARKGNGDMAMSNIVGSNVFDMLCLGIPWFMRTAFINTSGPIEVNSSGLTYTAISLICSVVFIFLAVHLNGWKIDKKLGAICLALYLVFTVLSILYELGIIGNNPTRVCGN, from the exons ATGTTTTTGGCCGTGTCCATCGTGTGCGATGAGTACTTCCTACCTTCTCTAGAGATCCTCAGCGAAT GCCTTGGCCTCTCTCAGGATGTTGCTGGAGCAACTTTTATGGCTGCTGGAAGCTCTGCTCCAGAGCTTGTCACTGCTTTTCTAG GAGTCTTCGTGACTAAGGGAGATATCGGCATCAGCACCATCCTTGGATCAGCAAACTATAATCTTCTTGgtatttctgcagcttgtgGGCTGTTTTCCAGCGTG GTTTCGAAGCTATCCTGTTGGCCGCTGTTTAGAGACTGCCTGGCATACACAATTAGCGTGGCAGCGGTCCTTGCGATGATATCTGACAACAGAATTTACTG GTATGAAAGTGCATCCTTATTACTGATATACGGGTGTTACATTCTGGTACTATGTTTTGACATTAAAATCAACCAATACCTCATGAAAAAGTTCAGTCcctgctgtgtgtgttttacaAAAGCTATGGAAGAGaatgctgagcagcagccatTGGTtggctggagggaagagagtgGACCTCTAATCCGTCAACAGTCAAGAACAGATAGTGGCATTTTTCAAGATGAGCTGGACTACTCTCAGCTTTCAACAAGCTTGCATGGGCTTGATGAAATCTCTGAAG ATCATCCAAGTGTCTTCACCATGCCTGAAGCAGATATGAAGAGAATTGTGTGGGTGTTATCCCTTCCTATTATTACACTACTCTATTTGACTATACCAGATTGCAGAAGACAGTTTTGGAGGAACTGGTTCATGgtgacatttttaatttcagcagcaTGGATTTCTGCCATAACTTATGTCCTTGTATGGATGATAACAATAGCAG GTGAAACACTGGGAATTCCAGAGTCAGTAATGGGTCTCACATTACTAGCAGCAGGAACAAGTGTACCAGATACAGTTGCAAGTGTGCTGGTGGCTAGAAAAG gaaatGGAGATATGGCTATGTCTAACATTGTAGGATCCAACGTATTTGATATGCTCTGTTTGGGAATACCCTGGTTTATGAGAACTGCCTTCATAAATACATCAGGACCCATAGAAGTGAACAGCAGTGGTTTGACATACACAGCCATTTCTCTTAtctgttctgttgtttttatttttctggcagtTCACCTGAATGGCTGGAAAATAGATAAAAAATTGGGAGCAATCTGTCTTGCACTATACTTAGTATTTACTGTATTATCAATTTTATATGAACTTGGCATCATAGGGAACAATCCTACAAGGGTCTGTGGTAACTAG
- the SLC24A5 gene encoding sodium/potassium/calcium exchanger 5 isoform X1 — MRAGARTALLLLVLVWGRQRPRAARAQRPAADAGNRTGCVPSSSEFPEGFFTPQERKDGGIVIYFIIILYMFLAVSIVCDEYFLPSLEILSECLGLSQDVAGATFMAAGSSAPELVTAFLGVFVTKGDIGISTILGSANYNLLGISAACGLFSSVVSKLSCWPLFRDCLAYTISVAAVLAMISDNRIYWYESASLLLIYGCYILVLCFDIKINQYLMKKFSPCCVCFTKAMEENAEQQPLVGWREESGPLIRQQSRTDSGIFQDELDYSQLSTSLHGLDEISEDHPSVFTMPEADMKRIVWVLSLPIITLLYLTIPDCRRQFWRNWFMVTFLISAAWISAITYVLVWMITIAGETLGIPESVMGLTLLAAGTSVPDTVASVLVARKGNGDMAMSNIVGSNVFDMLCLGIPWFMRTAFINTSGPIEVNSSGLTYTAISLICSVVFIFLAVHLNGWKIDKKLGAICLALYLVFTVLSILYELGIIGNNPTRVCGN, encoded by the exons ATGCGGGCAGGCGCGCGGacggcgctgctgctgctggtgctggtgtggggCCGGCAGCGGCCCCGCGCAGCGCGGGCCCAGCGCCCCGCCGCGGACGCAG GGAACAGGACGGGTTGTGTCCCTTCTTCATCAGAGTTTCCTGAAGGATTTTTTACGCCGCAGGAGCGGAAGGATGGAGGGATCGTCATCTACTTCATAATTATACTTTACATGTTTTTGGCCGTGTCCATCGTGTGCGATGAGTACTTCCTACCTTCTCTAGAGATCCTCAGCGAAT GCCTTGGCCTCTCTCAGGATGTTGCTGGAGCAACTTTTATGGCTGCTGGAAGCTCTGCTCCAGAGCTTGTCACTGCTTTTCTAG GAGTCTTCGTGACTAAGGGAGATATCGGCATCAGCACCATCCTTGGATCAGCAAACTATAATCTTCTTGgtatttctgcagcttgtgGGCTGTTTTCCAGCGTG GTTTCGAAGCTATCCTGTTGGCCGCTGTTTAGAGACTGCCTGGCATACACAATTAGCGTGGCAGCGGTCCTTGCGATGATATCTGACAACAGAATTTACTG GTATGAAAGTGCATCCTTATTACTGATATACGGGTGTTACATTCTGGTACTATGTTTTGACATTAAAATCAACCAATACCTCATGAAAAAGTTCAGTCcctgctgtgtgtgttttacaAAAGCTATGGAAGAGaatgctgagcagcagccatTGGTtggctggagggaagagagtgGACCTCTAATCCGTCAACAGTCAAGAACAGATAGTGGCATTTTTCAAGATGAGCTGGACTACTCTCAGCTTTCAACAAGCTTGCATGGGCTTGATGAAATCTCTGAAG ATCATCCAAGTGTCTTCACCATGCCTGAAGCAGATATGAAGAGAATTGTGTGGGTGTTATCCCTTCCTATTATTACACTACTCTATTTGACTATACCAGATTGCAGAAGACAGTTTTGGAGGAACTGGTTCATGgtgacatttttaatttcagcagcaTGGATTTCTGCCATAACTTATGTCCTTGTATGGATGATAACAATAGCAG GTGAAACACTGGGAATTCCAGAGTCAGTAATGGGTCTCACATTACTAGCAGCAGGAACAAGTGTACCAGATACAGTTGCAAGTGTGCTGGTGGCTAGAAAAG gaaatGGAGATATGGCTATGTCTAACATTGTAGGATCCAACGTATTTGATATGCTCTGTTTGGGAATACCCTGGTTTATGAGAACTGCCTTCATAAATACATCAGGACCCATAGAAGTGAACAGCAGTGGTTTGACATACACAGCCATTTCTCTTAtctgttctgttgtttttatttttctggcagtTCACCTGAATGGCTGGAAAATAGATAAAAAATTGGGAGCAATCTGTCTTGCACTATACTTAGTATTTACTGTATTATCAATTTTATATGAACTTGGCATCATAGGGAACAATCCTACAAGGGTCTGTGGTAACTAG
- the MYEF2 gene encoding myelin expression factor 2 isoform X1, whose amino-acid sequence MAENDKPEAAPAAPQRGAEEAAAAGRPLQQQPPQQQQQQPPPQQQPPRDEEAAAAAAPAAVTESSGGSANGVKMGNDETAKEEKAPAKEKYVAKPKAIPSLGNKNRFHPYSKDKNAGTGEKKAINRNRVFISNIPYDMKWQAIKDLMREKVGEVTYVELFKDAEGKSRGCGVVEFKDEEFVKKALDTMNKYDLSGRPLNIKEDPEGEHARRALQRGGGQFPAGHGPDVAPGIMNLPPSILNNPNIPPEVISNLQGGRLGSTIFVANLDFKVGWKKLKEVFSIAGTVKRADIKEDKDGKSRGMGTVTFEQAIEAVQAISMFNGQFLFDRPMHVKMDDKSVPHEDFRVADSKTSQLPRGLGGIGMGLGPGGQPISATQLSMGGGMGSMGPGGMGIDGPGFGGMNRMGGGLAGLRGMEGMPNMGGFGVNRMGEMFRGGMGGNMDREFGRGEMALNRGFGDSFGRMGGAMIGVFAGGMGAPSMGPVRSGMSGGMGGMNSMPGGMGMDRMSSGFDRMGPAMGGGLDRNIDIDRGFVPGPMGSGMRERLSNKGNQIFVRNLPFDLTWQKLKEKFSQCGHVMFAEIKMENGKSKGCGTVRFDSPESAEKACRIMNGIKISGREIDVRLDRNA is encoded by the exons ATGGCGGAGAACGACAAGCCCGAGGCggcgcccgccgcgccgcagCGCGGAGCCGAGGAGGCCGCTGCCGCCGGCCGTCCGCTGCAGCAACAACcaccgcagcagcagcagcaacagccgCCACCGCAACAGCAGCCGCCGCGGGATGAggaggcggcggcagcagcagcgccagCGGCGGTGACCGAGAGCAGCGGAGGCAGCGCTAATGGCGTCAAAAT GGGTAATGATGAGacagcaaaagaagagaaagcaccTGCTAAAGAAAAGTATGTTGCAAAACCGAAGGCAATCCCTTCTCTTGGAAACAAGAATAGATTCCACCCCTATTCAAAGGACAAGAATGCAGGCACTGGAGAGAAGAAGGCTATTAATCGTAATAGAGTTTTTATTAGCAACATCCCATATGACATGAAATGGCAAGCTATTAAAGATCTTATGCGAGAGAAAG TTGGTGAGGTTACATACGTGGAGCTGTTTAAGGATGCTGAAGGAAAATCAAGG GGTTGTGG TGTGGTTGAATTCAAAGATGAAGAATTTGTTAAGAAAGCGTTGGACACTATGAACAAATACGATCTTAGTGGAAGACCCCTGAATATTAAAGAG GATCCTGAAGGTGAACATGCTCGTAGGGCATTACAGCGTGGAGGAGGACAGTTTCCAGCAGGACATGGACCTGATGTGGCACCTGGAATAATGAATTTACCACCTTCTATTCTCAATAATCCGAACATTCCTCCTGAGGTTATCAGTAACTTGCAGGGAGGCAGGCTTGGGTCCACTATTTTTGTTGCTAAT CTTGACTTTAAAGTTGGCTGGAAGAAACTGAAGGAGGTGTTCAGCATTGCTGGAACTGTAAAGCGTGCAGACATCAAAGAAGATAAGGATGGCAAGAGTCGAGGGATGGGAACAGTTACCTTTGAACAAGCAATCGAAGCTGTTCAAGCAATAT CTATGTTCAATGGACAATTCCTGTTCGATAGACCTATGCATGTAAAAATG GATGACAAATCAGTTCCTCATGAAGACTTCCGTGTTGCAGACAGCAAAACTTCACAATTGCCTC GTGGTCTTGGTGGTATTGGTATGGGACTTGGACCAGGTGGACAGCCCATCAGTGCAACACAACTGAGCATGGGCGGTGGAATGGGGAGCATGGGTCCAGGAG GTATGGGAATAGACGGTCCAGGATTTGGCGGAATGAACAGAATGGGAGGCG GACTTGCTGGACTTCGTGGAATGGAAGGAATGCCTAATATGGGAGGATTTGGAGTTAACCGAATGGGAG AGATGTTCCGTGGTGGAATGGGAGGAAACATGGACAGAGAATTTGGTCGTGGTGAAATGGCTTTGAACCGTGGTTTTGGAGATTCTTTTGGAAGGATGG GTGGTGCAATGATTGGTGTTTTTGCAGGAGGAATGGGAGCACCTAGCATGGGCCCAGTAAGATCTGGAATGA GTGGTGGAATGGGTGGCATGAACAGTATGCCCGGAGGAATGGGAATGGATCGGATGAGTTCTGGTTTTGATCGAATGGGACCAGCTATGGGTGGAGGCTTGGACAGGAACATCGATATTGATCGAGGATTTGTGCCTGGGCCAATGGGAAGTGGCATGAGAGAGAGATTAAGCAATAAAGGCAACCAGATATTTGTGAGAAAT CTTCCTTTTGACTTGACCTGGCAGAAGCTAAAGGAGAAATTCAGTCAGTGTG GTCATGTAAtgtttgcagaaataaaaatggagaatGGAAAATCAAAGGGCTGTGGAACAGTCAGATTTGACTCACCAGAATCTGCTGAAAAGGCCTGTAGGATAATGAACGGCATAAAAATCAGTGGCAGAGAAATTGATGTACGCTTGGATCGCAATGcataa
- the MYEF2 gene encoding myelin expression factor 2 isoform X3, whose amino-acid sequence MAENDKPEAAPAAPQRGAEEAAAAGRPLQQQPPQQQQQQPPPQQQPPRDEEAAAAAAPAAVTESSGGSANGVKMGNDETAKEEKAPAKEKYVAKPKAIPSLGNKNRFHPYSKDKNAGTGEKKAINRNRVFISNIPYDMKWQAIKDLMREKVGEVTYVELFKDAEGKSRGCGVVEFKDEEFVKKALDTMNKYDLSGRPLNIKEDPEGEHARRALQRGGGQFPAGHGPDVAPGIMNLPPSILNNPNIPPEVISNLQGGRLGSTIFVANLDFKVGWKKLKEVFSIAGTVKRADIKEDKDGKSRGMGTVTFEQAIEAVQAISMFNGQFLFDRPMHVKMDDKSVPHEDFRVADSKTSQLPRGLGGIGMGLGPGGQPISATQLSMGGGMGSMGPGGMGIDGPGFGGMNRMGGGLAGLRGMEGMPNMGGFGVNRMGEMFRGGMGGNMDREFGRGEMALNRGFGDSFGRMGGGMGGMNSMPGGMGMDRMSSGFDRMGPAMGGGLDRNIDIDRGFVPGPMGSGMRERLSNKGNQIFVRNLPFDLTWQKLKEKFSQCGHVMFAEIKMENGKSKGCGTVRFDSPESAEKACRIMNGIKISGREIDVRLDRNA is encoded by the exons ATGGCGGAGAACGACAAGCCCGAGGCggcgcccgccgcgccgcagCGCGGAGCCGAGGAGGCCGCTGCCGCCGGCCGTCCGCTGCAGCAACAACcaccgcagcagcagcagcaacagccgCCACCGCAACAGCAGCCGCCGCGGGATGAggaggcggcggcagcagcagcgccagCGGCGGTGACCGAGAGCAGCGGAGGCAGCGCTAATGGCGTCAAAAT GGGTAATGATGAGacagcaaaagaagagaaagcaccTGCTAAAGAAAAGTATGTTGCAAAACCGAAGGCAATCCCTTCTCTTGGAAACAAGAATAGATTCCACCCCTATTCAAAGGACAAGAATGCAGGCACTGGAGAGAAGAAGGCTATTAATCGTAATAGAGTTTTTATTAGCAACATCCCATATGACATGAAATGGCAAGCTATTAAAGATCTTATGCGAGAGAAAG TTGGTGAGGTTACATACGTGGAGCTGTTTAAGGATGCTGAAGGAAAATCAAGG GGTTGTGG TGTGGTTGAATTCAAAGATGAAGAATTTGTTAAGAAAGCGTTGGACACTATGAACAAATACGATCTTAGTGGAAGACCCCTGAATATTAAAGAG GATCCTGAAGGTGAACATGCTCGTAGGGCATTACAGCGTGGAGGAGGACAGTTTCCAGCAGGACATGGACCTGATGTGGCACCTGGAATAATGAATTTACCACCTTCTATTCTCAATAATCCGAACATTCCTCCTGAGGTTATCAGTAACTTGCAGGGAGGCAGGCTTGGGTCCACTATTTTTGTTGCTAAT CTTGACTTTAAAGTTGGCTGGAAGAAACTGAAGGAGGTGTTCAGCATTGCTGGAACTGTAAAGCGTGCAGACATCAAAGAAGATAAGGATGGCAAGAGTCGAGGGATGGGAACAGTTACCTTTGAACAAGCAATCGAAGCTGTTCAAGCAATAT CTATGTTCAATGGACAATTCCTGTTCGATAGACCTATGCATGTAAAAATG GATGACAAATCAGTTCCTCATGAAGACTTCCGTGTTGCAGACAGCAAAACTTCACAATTGCCTC GTGGTCTTGGTGGTATTGGTATGGGACTTGGACCAGGTGGACAGCCCATCAGTGCAACACAACTGAGCATGGGCGGTGGAATGGGGAGCATGGGTCCAGGAG GTATGGGAATAGACGGTCCAGGATTTGGCGGAATGAACAGAATGGGAGGCG GACTTGCTGGACTTCGTGGAATGGAAGGAATGCCTAATATGGGAGGATTTGGAGTTAACCGAATGGGAG AGATGTTCCGTGGTGGAATGGGAGGAAACATGGACAGAGAATTTGGTCGTGGTGAAATGGCTTTGAACCGTGGTTTTGGAGATTCTTTTGGAAGGATGG GTGGTGGAATGGGTGGCATGAACAGTATGCCCGGAGGAATGGGAATGGATCGGATGAGTTCTGGTTTTGATCGAATGGGACCAGCTATGGGTGGAGGCTTGGACAGGAACATCGATATTGATCGAGGATTTGTGCCTGGGCCAATGGGAAGTGGCATGAGAGAGAGATTAAGCAATAAAGGCAACCAGATATTTGTGAGAAAT CTTCCTTTTGACTTGACCTGGCAGAAGCTAAAGGAGAAATTCAGTCAGTGTG GTCATGTAAtgtttgcagaaataaaaatggagaatGGAAAATCAAAGGGCTGTGGAACAGTCAGATTTGACTCACCAGAATCTGCTGAAAAGGCCTGTAGGATAATGAACGGCATAAAAATCAGTGGCAGAGAAATTGATGTACGCTTGGATCGCAATGcataa
- the MYEF2 gene encoding myelin expression factor 2 isoform X4, translating into MAENDKPEAAPAAPQRGAEEAAAAGRPLQQQPPQQQQQQPPPQQQPPRDEEAAAAAAPAAVTESSGGSANGVKMGNDETAKEEKAPAKEKYVAKPKAIPSLGNKNRFHPYSKDKNAGTGEKKAINRNRVFISNIPYDMKWQAIKDLMREKVGEVTYVELFKDAEGKSRGCGVVEFKDEEFVKKALDTMNKYDLSGRPLNIKEDPEGEHARRALQRGGGQFPAGHGPDVAPGIMNLPPSILNNPNIPPEVISNLQGGRLGSTIFVANLDFKVGWKKLKEVFSIAGTVKRADIKEDKDGKSRGMGTVTFEQAIEAVQAISMFNGQFLFDRPMHVKMDDKSVPHEDFRVADSKTSQLPRGLGGIGMGLGPGGQPISATQLSMGGGMGSMGPGGMGIDGPGFGGMNRMGGGLAGLRGMEGMPNMGGFGVNRMGEMFRGGMGGNMDREFGRGEMALNRGFGDSFGRMGGAMIGVFAGGMGAPSMGPVRSGMSGGMGGMNSMPGGMGMDRMSSGFDRMGPAMGGGLDRNIDIDRGFVPGPMGSGMRERLSNKGNQIFVRNLPFDLTWQKLKEKFSQCGAELSKLIHTTLENSPQAAEIPRRL; encoded by the exons ATGGCGGAGAACGACAAGCCCGAGGCggcgcccgccgcgccgcagCGCGGAGCCGAGGAGGCCGCTGCCGCCGGCCGTCCGCTGCAGCAACAACcaccgcagcagcagcagcaacagccgCCACCGCAACAGCAGCCGCCGCGGGATGAggaggcggcggcagcagcagcgccagCGGCGGTGACCGAGAGCAGCGGAGGCAGCGCTAATGGCGTCAAAAT GGGTAATGATGAGacagcaaaagaagagaaagcaccTGCTAAAGAAAAGTATGTTGCAAAACCGAAGGCAATCCCTTCTCTTGGAAACAAGAATAGATTCCACCCCTATTCAAAGGACAAGAATGCAGGCACTGGAGAGAAGAAGGCTATTAATCGTAATAGAGTTTTTATTAGCAACATCCCATATGACATGAAATGGCAAGCTATTAAAGATCTTATGCGAGAGAAAG TTGGTGAGGTTACATACGTGGAGCTGTTTAAGGATGCTGAAGGAAAATCAAGG GGTTGTGG TGTGGTTGAATTCAAAGATGAAGAATTTGTTAAGAAAGCGTTGGACACTATGAACAAATACGATCTTAGTGGAAGACCCCTGAATATTAAAGAG GATCCTGAAGGTGAACATGCTCGTAGGGCATTACAGCGTGGAGGAGGACAGTTTCCAGCAGGACATGGACCTGATGTGGCACCTGGAATAATGAATTTACCACCTTCTATTCTCAATAATCCGAACATTCCTCCTGAGGTTATCAGTAACTTGCAGGGAGGCAGGCTTGGGTCCACTATTTTTGTTGCTAAT CTTGACTTTAAAGTTGGCTGGAAGAAACTGAAGGAGGTGTTCAGCATTGCTGGAACTGTAAAGCGTGCAGACATCAAAGAAGATAAGGATGGCAAGAGTCGAGGGATGGGAACAGTTACCTTTGAACAAGCAATCGAAGCTGTTCAAGCAATAT CTATGTTCAATGGACAATTCCTGTTCGATAGACCTATGCATGTAAAAATG GATGACAAATCAGTTCCTCATGAAGACTTCCGTGTTGCAGACAGCAAAACTTCACAATTGCCTC GTGGTCTTGGTGGTATTGGTATGGGACTTGGACCAGGTGGACAGCCCATCAGTGCAACACAACTGAGCATGGGCGGTGGAATGGGGAGCATGGGTCCAGGAG GTATGGGAATAGACGGTCCAGGATTTGGCGGAATGAACAGAATGGGAGGCG GACTTGCTGGACTTCGTGGAATGGAAGGAATGCCTAATATGGGAGGATTTGGAGTTAACCGAATGGGAG AGATGTTCCGTGGTGGAATGGGAGGAAACATGGACAGAGAATTTGGTCGTGGTGAAATGGCTTTGAACCGTGGTTTTGGAGATTCTTTTGGAAGGATGG GTGGTGCAATGATTGGTGTTTTTGCAGGAGGAATGGGAGCACCTAGCATGGGCCCAGTAAGATCTGGAATGA GTGGTGGAATGGGTGGCATGAACAGTATGCCCGGAGGAATGGGAATGGATCGGATGAGTTCTGGTTTTGATCGAATGGGACCAGCTATGGGTGGAGGCTTGGACAGGAACATCGATATTGATCGAGGATTTGTGCCTGGGCCAATGGGAAGTGGCATGAGAGAGAGATTAAGCAATAAAGGCAACCAGATATTTGTGAGAAAT CTTCCTTTTGACTTGACCTGGCAGAAGCTAAAGGAGAAATTCAGTCAGTGTG GAGCAGAACTATCAAAGTTGATACATACCACGCTGGAAAACAGCCcacaagctgcagaaatacCAAGAAGATTATAG
- the MYEF2 gene encoding myelin expression factor 2 isoform X2 yields the protein MAENDKPEAAPAAPQRGAEEAAAAGRPLQQQPPQQQQQQPPPQQQPPRDEEAAAAAAPAAVTESSGGSANGVKMGNDETAKEEKAPAKEKYVAKPKAIPSLGNKNRFHPYSKDKNAGTGEKKAINRNRVFISNIPYDMKWQAIKDLMREKVGEVTYVELFKDAEGKSRGCGVVEFKDEEFVKKALDTMNKYDLSGRPLNIKEDPEGEHARRALQRGGGQFPAGHGPDVAPGIMNLPPSILNNPNIPPEVISNLQGGRLGSTIFVANLDFKVGWKKLKEVFSIAGTVKRADIKEDKDGKSRGMGTVTFEQAIEAVQAISMFNGQFLFDRPMHVKMDDKSVPHEDFRVADSKTSQLPRGLGGIGMGLGPGGQPISATQLSMGGGMGSMGPGGMGIDGPGFGGMNRMGGGMPNMGGFGVNRMGEMFRGGMGGNMDREFGRGEMALNRGFGDSFGRMGGAMIGVFAGGMGAPSMGPVRSGMSGGMGGMNSMPGGMGMDRMSSGFDRMGPAMGGGLDRNIDIDRGFVPGPMGSGMRERLSNKGNQIFVRNLPFDLTWQKLKEKFSQCGHVMFAEIKMENGKSKGCGTVRFDSPESAEKACRIMNGIKISGREIDVRLDRNA from the exons ATGGCGGAGAACGACAAGCCCGAGGCggcgcccgccgcgccgcagCGCGGAGCCGAGGAGGCCGCTGCCGCCGGCCGTCCGCTGCAGCAACAACcaccgcagcagcagcagcaacagccgCCACCGCAACAGCAGCCGCCGCGGGATGAggaggcggcggcagcagcagcgccagCGGCGGTGACCGAGAGCAGCGGAGGCAGCGCTAATGGCGTCAAAAT GGGTAATGATGAGacagcaaaagaagagaaagcaccTGCTAAAGAAAAGTATGTTGCAAAACCGAAGGCAATCCCTTCTCTTGGAAACAAGAATAGATTCCACCCCTATTCAAAGGACAAGAATGCAGGCACTGGAGAGAAGAAGGCTATTAATCGTAATAGAGTTTTTATTAGCAACATCCCATATGACATGAAATGGCAAGCTATTAAAGATCTTATGCGAGAGAAAG TTGGTGAGGTTACATACGTGGAGCTGTTTAAGGATGCTGAAGGAAAATCAAGG GGTTGTGG TGTGGTTGAATTCAAAGATGAAGAATTTGTTAAGAAAGCGTTGGACACTATGAACAAATACGATCTTAGTGGAAGACCCCTGAATATTAAAGAG GATCCTGAAGGTGAACATGCTCGTAGGGCATTACAGCGTGGAGGAGGACAGTTTCCAGCAGGACATGGACCTGATGTGGCACCTGGAATAATGAATTTACCACCTTCTATTCTCAATAATCCGAACATTCCTCCTGAGGTTATCAGTAACTTGCAGGGAGGCAGGCTTGGGTCCACTATTTTTGTTGCTAAT CTTGACTTTAAAGTTGGCTGGAAGAAACTGAAGGAGGTGTTCAGCATTGCTGGAACTGTAAAGCGTGCAGACATCAAAGAAGATAAGGATGGCAAGAGTCGAGGGATGGGAACAGTTACCTTTGAACAAGCAATCGAAGCTGTTCAAGCAATAT CTATGTTCAATGGACAATTCCTGTTCGATAGACCTATGCATGTAAAAATG GATGACAAATCAGTTCCTCATGAAGACTTCCGTGTTGCAGACAGCAAAACTTCACAATTGCCTC GTGGTCTTGGTGGTATTGGTATGGGACTTGGACCAGGTGGACAGCCCATCAGTGCAACACAACTGAGCATGGGCGGTGGAATGGGGAGCATGGGTCCAGGAG GTATGGGAATAGACGGTCCAGGATTTGGCGGAATGAACAGAATGGGAGGCG GAATGCCTAATATGGGAGGATTTGGAGTTAACCGAATGGGAG AGATGTTCCGTGGTGGAATGGGAGGAAACATGGACAGAGAATTTGGTCGTGGTGAAATGGCTTTGAACCGTGGTTTTGGAGATTCTTTTGGAAGGATGG GTGGTGCAATGATTGGTGTTTTTGCAGGAGGAATGGGAGCACCTAGCATGGGCCCAGTAAGATCTGGAATGA GTGGTGGAATGGGTGGCATGAACAGTATGCCCGGAGGAATGGGAATGGATCGGATGAGTTCTGGTTTTGATCGAATGGGACCAGCTATGGGTGGAGGCTTGGACAGGAACATCGATATTGATCGAGGATTTGTGCCTGGGCCAATGGGAAGTGGCATGAGAGAGAGATTAAGCAATAAAGGCAACCAGATATTTGTGAGAAAT CTTCCTTTTGACTTGACCTGGCAGAAGCTAAAGGAGAAATTCAGTCAGTGTG GTCATGTAAtgtttgcagaaataaaaatggagaatGGAAAATCAAAGGGCTGTGGAACAGTCAGATTTGACTCACCAGAATCTGCTGAAAAGGCCTGTAGGATAATGAACGGCATAAAAATCAGTGGCAGAGAAATTGATGTACGCTTGGATCGCAATGcataa